A window of Candidatus Schekmanbacteria bacterium contains these coding sequences:
- the dnaJ gene encoding molecular chaperone DnaJ yields the protein MIDGRDFYQILGINHDATETDIKKAYRKLAIKFHPDKNPGSKESEDKFKEIASAYEILSDGKKRQEYNDTIFRHGVGNDWDLFDFYESSSSGFRNIFDGIVNDFEGYHYSPHVHAQKKGSDIRIRTEITLTDVAFGKESVIEVERFDTCHSCNGTGAELKQGKSICPICKGIGSIVYHHGFFKVERTCRCCFGEGYIVLRECGKCNGTGRTKIIRNESFKIPPGVETNTWLRFTGNGNSGIRKGKSGDLLLHIRITDHELFQREGNDIKCEIPISFTQAALGDDFEVPTLYGKTKVSIPHGTQSGNIIEIKGKGLPDKNTKKKGNQFVKFKVLTPVNLTAKEKELLRELHKLQASK from the coding sequence ATGATAGACGGCAGGGATTTCTACCAGATCCTTGGCATCAATCATGACGCCACGGAAACCGACATAAAAAAGGCATACAGGAAACTTGCCATTAAGTTCCATCCCGATAAAAATCCCGGAAGCAAGGAATCTGAAGACAAATTCAAAGAAATAGCCTCTGCATACGAAATCCTGAGCGATGGAAAAAAACGTCAGGAATACAATGATACGATTTTCAGGCACGGCGTTGGAAACGACTGGGATCTCTTTGACTTTTACGAAAGCAGCAGCAGCGGATTCAGGAATATATTTGACGGCATTGTAAATGATTTTGAGGGATACCATTATTCTCCTCACGTACACGCCCAAAAAAAAGGGAGTGATATAAGAATAAGAACTGAAATTACACTTACAGATGTTGCCTTTGGCAAGGAGAGTGTGATTGAAGTAGAGCGCTTCGACACCTGCCATTCATGCAATGGAACCGGAGCTGAGCTGAAGCAGGGCAAGTCAATATGTCCTATATGCAAAGGGATTGGCAGCATTGTTTACCATCATGGATTCTTCAAAGTAGAGCGGACATGCAGGTGTTGCTTCGGTGAAGGATATATTGTTTTGAGGGAATGCGGTAAATGCAACGGGACCGGAAGGACTAAAATAATAAGAAACGAATCATTTAAAATTCCTCCCGGAGTCGAAACAAACACATGGCTCAGGTTCACCGGTAATGGAAACTCAGGGATCAGAAAAGGAAAAAGCGGAGATCTGCTGCTTCATATCAGAATAACAGACCATGAGTTGTTCCAGCGCGAAGGGAACGACATAAAATGCGAGATACCAATATCCTTCACACAGGCAGCCCTTGGAGATGATTTTGAAGTACCTACCTTATACGGCAAAACAAAGGTGTCCATACCGCATGGCACACAGTCAGGAAATATAATAGAGATTAAAGGCAAAGGACTCCCTGACAAGAACACAAAGAAGAAAGGGAACCAGTTCGTAAAGTTCAAAGTCTTGACCCCTGTCAATCTTACAGCAAAAGAAAAAGAGCTTCTGCGGGAACTTCACAAACTGCAAGCATCAAAATAA
- the hrcA gene encoding heat-inducible transcription repressor HrcA produces the protein MENLTEREKSVLWAIIQSYMVSPEPVGSGSIAKMSNFDISPATIRNVMADLEESGYLTHPHTSAGRIPTDKAYRIYVNSILSEDGINPAKLDAEALSLEREPASIEELLKQTTRFLSRKSHNMGIISAPKINFVTLKHIEFIRLKKQHILAIIIGESGLVENKVINTEEDILQGELDKVRNFINESFHGSTLPEIKRKLREMLLEDKRNFDELVEKAMKLSNLMFSFSGEGEIYYDGTSNLIEEPEFSGTEEMKKLLSAFEEKSLILKILDKCLAANGVTIYIGAEASIGEMADLSIIAATYKKGDKAIGTLGVLGPKRMNYSMVIPIVNYTAKTVSELLTQS, from the coding sequence ATGGAAAACCTGACAGAAAGAGAAAAAAGCGTTCTTTGGGCGATTATTCAAAGTTACATGGTGTCACCTGAACCTGTAGGGTCCGGGTCGATAGCAAAGATGAGTAATTTCGATATAAGCCCTGCCACTATCAGGAATGTAATGGCAGACCTCGAAGAGTCAGGCTACCTTACTCACCCCCATACTTCTGCCGGGAGAATACCAACAGATAAGGCATACAGGATTTATGTAAATTCTATTTTGTCTGAAGATGGAATCAATCCGGCAAAACTTGATGCTGAGGCTCTTTCACTCGAAAGAGAGCCGGCAAGCATTGAAGAACTTCTTAAGCAGACAACAAGGTTTCTTTCAAGAAAATCGCACAACATGGGAATAATATCAGCGCCTAAAATAAATTTCGTTACTCTTAAACATATTGAATTTATAAGGCTGAAGAAACAACATATCCTTGCCATAATCATAGGTGAATCAGGATTAGTGGAAAACAAAGTTATAAACACCGAGGAAGACATTTTACAGGGCGAGCTTGATAAGGTAAGAAACTTCATCAACGAATCTTTCCATGGATCAACTCTTCCGGAAATCAAAAGAAAACTGCGGGAAATGCTGCTTGAAGACAAGAGAAATTTCGATGAGCTTGTGGAAAAAGCAATGAAGCTCAGCAATCTCATGTTCTCATTTTCCGGGGAAGGTGAGATATACTATGACGGCACGTCAAACCTGATTGAAGAACCTGAGTTTTCCGGTACAGAGGAAATGAAAAAGCTTCTTTCTGCTTTTGAAGAAAAGAGCCTTATACTAAAGATCCTCGACAAATGCCTTGCCGCAAACGGGGTAACCATTTATATCGGAGCAGAAGCCTCCATCGGTGAAATGGCTGATCTGAGCATTATCGCAGCCACTTACAAGAAAGGAGACAAAGCCATCGGAACTCTCGGTGTGCTGGGACCGAAAAGAATGAACTATTCAATGGTAATCCCGATTGTGAACTATACCGCAAAAACAGTCAGCGAACTTCTTACGCAAAGCTGA